The following is a genomic window from Methanolinea sp..
ATCTTGTCGGACACGACGGCTGCGGCTTTTATGGAGTTGTACAGGTCTGCTCCCGGGATGACGACCTTCCCGGGGAGGTCGATGTTGGGGGGGTTGGGATCCTTGCGGATGGTGTTTGGGTCAAGCAGGGTGATGGAGTAGCGGTAGCCCTCGAAGCTGACGCGGAGTTTCTGCCCGTTGTCAGGCAGCTCGAGGCTTATCGGTTCGTTTTTTCCCATCATTCCGAAGATATTTTTCAGCTTCGCGATGTCGAGGCCGAGCTCGTTCTTCGTTGCCTCGAAGACCGTGAAAGCCTCTTTCTTGAGGGAGAGGGAGACCATGGCCACGTTGGCAGTATCGACCGCCCGGGTCGATATCCCGTTCTCGTTAACGTGGAGCCGGCACTCCGTGACGAGGGCTGAGATGGCGTCGATGGACTCTTTGAGAATATCTGCATCAATCGTTGCTTTTAACATCGTGCACCCCGAATTATGTAGTATTATAACTATCCCATTAATATTTTAATAATATCTGAACTTGGTTTTCGCCGGAGGTAATCGGGGCAGGGGAATCATGGGCTCCCAGTGGTCAAAGGATCCCAGTTACGTGCGGGCGGTCCGGGAAGGTTACCGGTCGAGGGCGGCATACAAGCTCGTGGAGATCCAGGAGAGGTTCCACGTCATCCGCGAGACCGACAACGTCCTCGACCTCGGTGCTGCCCCGGGGAGCTGGCTCCAGGTCGCAAGGTCCCTCACGAGGGGCAAGGTCCTCGGGATAGACCTCTCCCCTATCGCACCGCTCGAGGGCGTGTCGACGCTTGTAGGGGATATCTCGGATCCCGCGATGCGGACCGAGACGCTGTCCATCCTCGGCACGGTCAACATCGTCCTCTCCGATGCCTCTCCCAAGCTCTCCGGGAACAGGAGTTACGACCAGGCGAGGGCGATCGGCCTAGGGGAAGATGTCCTCTCCTTTGCCCGGGCCGTTCTCAAGCCCGGCGGGCACCTCGTGATGAAATCGTTCCAGGGAGAGGATTTCTCGTTCCTCCTGGACCGGGTGAAACAGCATTTCCTGTCGGTGAGAACCTTCCGGAGCAAGGCGTCGCGGAGGGGGAGCAGCGAGATCTACATCGTCGCGAGGAACTTCGTGGGGGGCAATGGTGAGGCTGAAGGACCCGTTTGACCGCCCCGTGAGCAACCTGAGGGTGAGCCTGACCTCGCGGTGCAATCTCTCCTGCATCTACTGCCACGCGGAAGGGGAGAACGACCCGGGCGACCCCCTCGCGACGGACGAGATCGGGGAGATCCTCCGTGTCGCGCGGAAACTGGGGATACAGCACGTGAAGTTCACGGGCGGGGAACCGTGCCTGCGCGAGGATCTCGCGGAGATCGTGAGCCTCGTCCCTGAGGGGATGGAGAGCTCCCTCACCACGAACGGGACCCTCTTTGCCGATATCGCCTTTGACCTCGCCGACGCGGGTCTCTCGCGGGTGAACATCAGCATCGACAGCCTCGACAGGGAGACTTACAGGACCATCACGGGGAGGGACTGCCTCCCCGACGTCCTCGCCGGGATAGAGGCCGCGGTCGACGCGGGACTCACGCCCGTCAAGCTCAACGTGGTCATGCTCTCCGGAATCAATGACCACGAGGTCGACGATTTCCTCGCGTTCGTGAGGGGGAAGAGGTCCCTCGTCCTCCAGCTGATCGAACTCCTCGAGTTCAGGAACTGCACGTACCACCGCGATCTCCATGCCCTCGAGGAGAGGCTCGCGAGGAACGCGAGGGAGATACTCACGCGCAGGATGCACCACAGGAAGAAGTACTGCGTGGACGATGCCGAGGTCGAGATTGTGAGGCCCCTCCACAACACGGAGTTCTGCGCGTACTGCAACCGGCTCCGCGTCACGTCGGACGGGAAGCTCAAGCCGTGCCTCCTCCGTTCCGACAACCTCGTGGATATCAGGGGTGCGAAGGGCGAGAGGCTGGAGGAACTCTTCCGGGAAGCAGTCCGGCGGCGGGCCCCCTACTACAGGTGAGGCTTGGCGTTCCCCGCACGTATAACCATTTAATCCCGAAAAATTCCATTTGCGGAAGGTATTTACTGCGGGCCCTCCGATCTTCTCCCATGCAGGCCGACGAAGAGTACGTGCGGGTCCTCGAGCACCTCTACGGCAAGTCACTCGTCCTCCACGACATGACCCTCTGGGATCCCGTCCTGCGGTTCTTCTTCCTCGACGCGATCGCCCACATCGACTACACGCTCGGCATCCTCTCCTACACGTACCAGTCGCCGAAGAACATCATGGCACAGGAGTACATGCGGTGGAGGATCGACGAGGAGAAGAAAGGGGACCGCCAGTACTTCCCGGCGTTCATGGAATGGCTCGCGGCGAACCATCCCGACAAGTACGGCAGGCTGCCGTCGCTCTGGCAGCGCATCTACGATCCACGCGATCCAGCCTCCTACAGGAGTTTCCGGATCGTTCTCGACCCCGATTCCCCGCAGGCCATACGCCCCCACGTCTTCTTCAGGATGATAGAGGAGTTCTTCGACGGGGAATTCTTAAAGAGCCTCTACCGCGACGAGGGGTCCCTCGCGAGGCTTTTTTCCGAGTTCATGAGAACGCTCGGTGGAAAAACGGGCACGCAGTGATGGGAGAATGGGGATAGCGGAACTCTGTGCCTCGCTCGTGAAGATAAGGAGCGAGAATCCTCCCGGCGACACGCGGGACGTCATCGAGTTCATCCGCGAATTCGCGTCTGGCATCGGCCTCGACGTGAAAGTCATAAGGAGGAAGGGGAGGAGGCACAACCTCGTCTCCGCGAGGCCCAAGGGGAGGCTCCTCTTCTGCGGGCACGTCGACACCGTCCCCGCTCTCGCCGAGGGATGGACGGTGGATCCCTACGGGGGAGTCATCAGGGACGGGAAGGTCTTCGGGAGGGGCGCGACCGACATGAAGGGCGGGTGTGCCGCGGTCCTCTGGGCTTGCAAGGAGTGGATGGAGAGGGAGGACGAGATCCCCGCGGACATCGCGTTCGTGTGCGACGAGGAGACGAGCGGGACGTACGGGGTCCGGACGCTGATCGCGCGGAAAGCCATCTCCCCCTGCGACTGCATCATCGCCGAGCCCACGCTCCCCCTCTCCCCGAATATCGGCCAGAAGGGGATCATGAGGCTCTGCTGCACGTTCCGCGGGGAACCCGGCCACGGTTCGATCTACCCGGAGAGCGGGGTCAGTGCCATCATGGAGGCATACGACCTGCTCGAATACGTAAAAGAGCTCAACGGAATTCCATTCTCCCCCGGGGATGCCGCGGTGTCCCGCCTCGTCGAGGACTCGGCCGCGATCCTCCGCGAGGCGCTCGGCATGCCCCGCGCCCGGGAGATCCTGACGCGTATCATGTACAACCCGGGGACGATCGTGGGCGGGGAGAAGGCAAACATCGTGGCCCAGCACTGCAGGCTCGAGCTCGACCTCCGCATCCCGTGGGGATGCGACCCGGCCGCGCTCCTCGAGGATCTGAGGGCACACGCGCCGCGCGGCGAGATCGCGGCCACGAACATCGCCGGGCCGAGCCTCACCCCGCCGGACGCCCCCCTCGTCTCTACCCTCCTGCGGGAGATAGAGGGGGTTTACGGCATGCCCGCCCGGCCGGTCGTCCAGTGGGCGGCGAGCGACGCGCGGTACCTCAGGAAAGTGGGTTTCTCGGTCGCCGAGTACGGTCCCGGGGAGATCCCCACGCTCCACGCGATCGACGAGCACGTCGCGATCGAGTCGCTCGAGAAGGCATCGAGGGTGTACCTCGGGATGATCGCCCACTACGCGGGGAGAGGGGAGGATTCCCGGCGCAAAAAGGCCGTGAATCCCGAATGGAGATCTTAAACTCTCCCTTTCGCCACTTTGTGAAGGCACAAGGTATTCCCCGTCGCCCAAGGAATCCTGATACTGCAAAGGAAAAGGAGTGGGAGAGATGCGAGACGAGAAACAGGGGACGGGGAGGATGCGGAGGGGAAACCCCCCGGTGTCGTGCGTCTGCCCAAAGTGCGGAAAGGAATACCAAAAAGTGCGCGGGGTTCCCTGCAGGAACCAGACGTGCACGGATTGCGGCGCGACACTCGTCGGGAAGTGAGGCCAAGACCCCCGCGCGAGACCCCGGTGGTCTTCGTACGCGTGCCACGTTGCAGGCAGGGGAGGATGCAGGGGATCCCGGGTGGGTCCCGGGGCCCCCGGACAGGGTCACGCTTCTCTATTGGAAAAATTCCCCCGTGACACTCACTTGCGCCGGAGCATCCTGTCCATCGCCCTTGCTGCCCTCTTCGCACCTCCCATCGCGAGGATGACGGTCGCCGCGCCGGTCGCGATGTCGCCCGCGGCAAAGACCTTCGGGTGGGCCGTCCTGCCCTCGTCGTCCACGAGGACATTCCCGCGCTCGCCCCTCGAGATACCGGGCAACATCCTCACGAGGAGGGGATTCGGTCCCTGCCCGATCGCGACGATGCACATGTCCGCGTCGATGGTAAACAGGGATCCTTCCACGGGCACCGGCTCGGGCCTGCCTGACCCACCGGTGGGGCACATCTCCATCCGCTGGCACACCACACCCTCCACGCACCCGTCCCCGAGGAGGCGGACAGGACTCGCGCAGAAGATGAATTCCACGCCCTCCTCCTCGGCCCTCCTGACCTCGACCTGACGGGCGGGGAGATCCTCCCTCCGCCTCCTGTAGACCAGTGTCGTCCGGGCCCCGAGCCGCCGCGCGACCCGCGCCGCGTCCATCGCGACATTTCCTCCCCCCACGACCACGACCCTGCCCGCGTGCCGGACCGGCGTGTCGTACTCGGGGAACCGGTCGGCGCGCATCAGGTTCACCCTCGTGAGGAACTCGTTTGCCGAGTAGACGCCGGGGAGGTTCTCGCCCGGTATTCCCATGAAGTACGGCAGTCCCGCGCCGGTCCCGATGAAGACCGCGTCGTGCGAGAGGAGGTCATCGACCGTCACGCTCGACCCGGCGACGTGGTTCGTGAGGATAGTGACGCCCATCCTCCTCAAGAGGTCGATCTCGGCCCGGACGACATCCTTCGGGAGCCTGAATTCGGGGATCCCGTAGACGAGGACGCCGCCGGGCTCGTGGAGCGACTCGTAGACCGTCACCGCGTGCCCCATGCGCGCGAGCTCCGCGGCCGCCGTGATCCCCGCCGGTCCCGACCCGACGACCGCGACCCTCTTGCCCGTCGGTTCATCCACCCGTGGGACGGGGATCCCGCTTTCCCTCTCGCGGTCGGCAACGAATCGCTCGAGTGCCCCGATGCGGACGGGCGTTCCCTTTGCGCCGAGGATGCACTGCCCCTCGCACTGGACCTCCTGCGGGCAGACTCGGCCGCATATCGCCGGGAGGATGTTATTCTCCCTGATCACGGATGCCGCGCCGTGGAAATCCCTCTCCGCGACCCGCGCGATGAATGCGGGAATGTCTATCTCCACGGGGCAGCCCTTCACGCACGAGGGCTTGGTGCACTGGAGGCACCGTTCCGCTTCGGCGACTGCCTCCTCCTCCGAGAGTCCCGTGTCGACCTCGTCGAAGTCCTTCACCCGTTCTCCCGCGGGACGTTCAGCCATGCGGACCACCCGTGCCGCACCCGCACCGCTGCGCCGAGAAACGCTCGAGCGCGACCTTCTCCTCCTCGAGGTAGGCCTTCTGCCGCGCCATCAGCATGTCGAAGTCGACGAGGTGGGCATCGAACTCCGGGCCGTCGACACACGCGAAGCGTGTCTCCCCCCCGACCTCCACCCTGCACGACCCGCACATCCCCGTGCCGTCCACCATGATGGGATTGAGCGAGACGACGGTGGGGATTGCGGCGGGCCGCGTCACCTCGGACGTGACCTTCATCATGATCGCGGGGCCGACGATCCAGACCCTGTCAGGCCTCTCCCTCTCGACGAGTCTTTTCAGGACGTCGGCTGCAAACCCGTGGTAGCCCTTCGACCCGTCGTCGGTCGCGACGAGGAGTTCGTCGCACGCCTCCCTCATCTCGTCCTCGCAGACGAGGTACGCGGCTGTCCTCGCCCCGATGATCCCCGTGACCCTGTTTCCCGCGGCCCTCGCGGCCCTCGCGATGATCGGGCAGCACGCGATGCCGACACCGCCACCGACGACGACGCAGTGCCCGAAATACCGGATCTCGCTCGGCCTCCCGAGCGGTCCCGCGACGTCCCTCACCTCGTCCCCCGGCCCGAGCGTCGCGAGCTGGTACGTCGTCTTCCCGACGGCCATGTAGATGACGCGCACCATGTCACCGTCGACCGCGGATATCGTGAGGGGGATGCGTTCACCCCTCTCGTCGATGCGGAGGACGAGGAACTGCCCCGCGCGTGCATTCCGGGCGACGTGGGGTGCCTCGATCCACGTCTCGAATATGCGGTCGGCTAGCTGCGCGGCACGCTTCACCCTGTATCCCACGGTTACCTCCCCCTCTGCGCGAAATTCCAATGTCATACATGTTGCCCGTCGTGGGTCTTTACCTTACGCACTTTCACCGCGACACCCCGGCGGGACCGGAGCATCTCGGGGCCGGGCATCGCGGCCCTGCCCGTCGCGACCGCGAGCGGACCGACCACGAGGACCTCGTCGCCTTCCCTGATCCTTTGGTCGGCGTCGAGCACACCGGGTGCGAGGATGTCTCCAGAGGGGACGAACGCGTCGATCTCGACGCGGTACCCCGGGGAGAGGAGCTGCCATCCCGCGAGCGTCGGGCGGAGCAGACCGGTCGCCGGATCGAGCGAGAAGAGGGGTTCCCTCCCGCGCGAGACCTTCAGCTCGGGGAACTTCTCTTTCACGGTGAGCCCTTCGGTGAAGAGATCGCAGTCGAACTGGTACGAGGCGGTCGCCCTGACGACGTCGTGGGTGACGGGGGGTTCCCCCCGCAACGCGTCGGAGAGCGCGCGGAGTGCGGGTGGAGACGTTGGTCTCTCATCGCCGGTCGTGACCTCGAGGTCGATGGATGCCTCCCTCGCCGCCATGCGCGCGGCCTCGAGTGCACCCCCCTCGAGGTGGGCAACCACGCGGCGGAACCGGTGTTTCGCGAGGAACCGCGCGATGACATCGGCGACACGGGCCTTCTCCTCCGCGTCCCAGTAGCCGGTCACGGGAACGTCGTAGTGCGCGGCAGGGTACACGCGCTCGAGTTCCCTCGGCACGAGGCCGAGCGGGGACGTCACGACGAGTTCGAGGGCCCGCCCAGATATCGCACTCATGAATTTCCGGTGGCTCTGGGAGCGGGAGTACGGTTTCCTCGCCGAGCAGGGGAGGAGCACTGCTACGTCCGCGCGGGGGGGGCGGTAGCGGGTGACCACGCGGTCCGCAAACCGCCTGACCTCGGCCCTCGCGAGGGCTTCGCCCGTCGTCGCGCGGAGGGTGCACGGTCTCGCGACCGGGACGCGGGGTTCGAGGAACCCGTACTCCCCGTCGAGGAACCGGAGGATGGCCACCTGA
Proteins encoded in this region:
- a CDS encoding sulfide/dihydroorotate dehydrogenase-like FAD/NAD-binding protein; translated protein: MTLEFRAEGEVTVGYRVKRAAQLADRIFETWIEAPHVARNARAGQFLVLRIDERGERIPLTISAVDGDMVRVIYMAVGKTTYQLATLGPGDEVRDVAGPLGRPSEIRYFGHCVVVGGGVGIACCPIIARAARAAGNRVTGIIGARTAAYLVCEDEMREACDELLVATDDGSKGYHGFAADVLKRLVERERPDRVWIVGPAIMMKVTSEVTRPAAIPTVVSLNPIMVDGTGMCGSCRVEVGGETRFACVDGPEFDAHLVDFDMLMARQKAYLEEEKVALERFSAQRCGCGTGGPHG
- the moaA gene encoding GTP 3',8-cyclase MoaA — translated: MVRLKDPFDRPVSNLRVSLTSRCNLSCIYCHAEGENDPGDPLATDEIGEILRVARKLGIQHVKFTGGEPCLREDLAEIVSLVPEGMESSLTTNGTLFADIAFDLADAGLSRVNISIDSLDRETYRTITGRDCLPDVLAGIEAAVDAGLTPVKLNVVMLSGINDHEVDDFLAFVRGKRSLVLQLIELLEFRNCTYHRDLHALEERLARNAREILTRRMHHRKKYCVDDAEVEIVRPLHNTEFCAYCNRLRVTSDGKLKPCLLRSDNLVDIRGAKGERLEELFREAVRRRAPYYR
- a CDS encoding DNA polymerase sliding clamp, encoding MLKATIDADILKESIDAISALVTECRLHVNENGISTRAVDTANVAMVSLSLKKEAFTVFEATKNELGLDIAKLKNIFGMMGKNEPISLELPDNGQKLRVSFEGYRYSITLLDPNTIRKDPNPPNIDLPGKVVIPGADLYNSIKAAAVVSDKIALGIDPVQQVFYMAAEGDTDHIRKEYGKNEVTFLNNVEARSLFSLDYLKDMGKVMGRAEEVEISLGIDHPVKFAFYIAGGKGYVEYLLAPRIEAD
- the gltA gene encoding NADPH-dependent glutamate synthase, whose amino-acid sequence is MAERPAGERVKDFDEVDTGLSEEEAVAEAERCLQCTKPSCVKGCPVEIDIPAFIARVAERDFHGAASVIRENNILPAICGRVCPQEVQCEGQCILGAKGTPVRIGALERFVADRERESGIPVPRVDEPTGKRVAVVGSGPAGITAAAELARMGHAVTVYESLHEPGGVLVYGIPEFRLPKDVVRAEIDLLRRMGVTILTNHVAGSSVTVDDLLSHDAVFIGTGAGLPYFMGIPGENLPGVYSANEFLTRVNLMRADRFPEYDTPVRHAGRVVVVGGGNVAMDAARVARRLGARTTLVYRRRREDLPARQVEVRRAEEEGVEFIFCASPVRLLGDGCVEGVVCQRMEMCPTGGSGRPEPVPVEGSLFTIDADMCIVAIGQGPNPLLVRMLPGISRGERGNVLVDDEGRTAHPKVFAAGDIATGAATVILAMGGAKRAARAMDRMLRRK
- a CDS encoding M20/M25/M40 family metallo-hydrolase, whose amino-acid sequence is MGIAELCASLVKIRSENPPGDTRDVIEFIREFASGIGLDVKVIRRKGRRHNLVSARPKGRLLFCGHVDTVPALAEGWTVDPYGGVIRDGKVFGRGATDMKGGCAAVLWACKEWMEREDEIPADIAFVCDEETSGTYGVRTLIARKAISPCDCIIAEPTLPLSPNIGQKGIMRLCCTFRGEPGHGSIYPESGVSAIMEAYDLLEYVKELNGIPFSPGDAAVSRLVEDSAAILREALGMPRAREILTRIMYNPGTIVGGEKANIVAQHCRLELDLRIPWGCDPAALLEDLRAHAPRGEIAATNIAGPSLTPPDAPLVSTLLREIEGVYGMPARPVVQWAASDARYLRKVGFSVAEYGPGEIPTLHAIDEHVAIESLEKASRVYLGMIAHYAGRGEDSRRKKAVNPEWRS
- a CDS encoding RlmE family RNA methyltransferase, whose amino-acid sequence is MGSQWSKDPSYVRAVREGYRSRAAYKLVEIQERFHVIRETDNVLDLGAAPGSWLQVARSLTRGKVLGIDLSPIAPLEGVSTLVGDISDPAMRTETLSILGTVNIVLSDASPKLSGNRSYDQARAIGLGEDVLSFARAVLKPGGHLVMKSFQGEDFSFLLDRVKQHFLSVRTFRSKASRRGSSEIYIVARNFVGGNGEAEGPV
- the arcS gene encoding archaeosine synthase subunit alpha, whose translation is MSILEITRRDGLARAGFFRAGERDIPIPSAVEPETVFHALAESRMENVPLSADATFAARYLPPGGLQPVRIHPAVEREVPSGACVMVPCWHTAFSDPRRYVEWIVSLKTRLPPDTAFYAPASALPSTVAILCYTGFDLFDFTAVDLETARGNFCLPEGIFGGDLLDEGVCSCPGCARGDLSAHNRDALVREIHLARAHIHASTLRDLVESRSRLFPGQVAILRFLDGEYGFLEPRVPVARPCTLRATTGEALARAEVRRFADRVVTRYRPPRADVAVLLPCSARKPYSRSQSHRKFMSAISGRALELVVTSPLGLVPRELERVYPAAHYDVPVTGYWDAEEKARVADVIARFLAKHRFRRVVAHLEGGALEAARMAAREASIDLEVTTGDERPTSPPALRALSDALRGEPPVTHDVVRATASYQFDCDLFTEGLTVKEKFPELKVSRGREPLFSLDPATGLLRPTLAGWQLLSPGYRVEIDAFVPSGDILAPGVLDADQRIREGDEVLVVGPLAVATGRAAMPGPEMLRSRRGVAVKVRKVKTHDGQHV